One window from the genome of Balaenoptera musculus isolate JJ_BM4_2016_0621 chromosome 3, mBalMus1.pri.v3, whole genome shotgun sequence encodes:
- the LOC118891900 gene encoding zinc finger protein 77-like — protein MDSVVFEDVAVNFTAEEWALLDPPQRKLYRDVMLETFRNLASVGSCSQVKTSRSSAHWDILETGLCSEEKVVRFTRNDSRSFLGENWAFHNMQDQHLTQERHLRNNLVESLCEGKEGHQCLETQNQIIDLTVHKSYRTGIQPHQCIKCGKAFRDHSFQKNQQRSHPGHKHYPCEECGQACSCISCLSPPRETDIVEKPEKHQDAGRASKRCVKSDNSKQSLECKKSGKALTCPSSFQEHERGHYGQKIHMCEVCGKSFSYYCQLARHVRTHTGEKPYECKECGKAFTRISHFREHVRMHTGEKPYECKQCGKAFSWCTYLREHMRTHSGEKPYECKQCGKAFPYLKSLQGHVRIHTGEKPYVCKECGKSYSCPKYFRKHVKTHSGVKPYECTECGKAFITSSSLREHMKTHSEEKPYQCQQCGKAFRYPRSLQGHMLTHSEGKPYECQQCEKAYRCLISLQRHMKTHTGEKF, from the exons GACTCGGTGGTCTTTGAGGACGTGGCTGTGAACTTCACCGCAGAGGAGTGGGCTTTACTGGACCCGCCTCAGAGGAAGCTCTACAGAGACGTGATGCTGGAGACCTTCAGGAACCTGGCCTCTGTGG GTTCTTGCTCTCAAGTTAAAACGAGTAGATCAAGTGCTCATTGGGATATTTTGGAGACTGGACTATGCAGTGAAGAGAAAGTAGTAAGATTCACAAGAAATGATTCCAGGTCTTTTTTGGGAGAAAACTGGGCATTTCATAACATGCAAGATCAGCATCTAACTCAGGAGAGGCATTTGAG AAATAATTTGGTGGAGAGTCTCTGTGAAGGTAAAGAAGGTCATCAATGTCTAGAAACCCAGAACCAGATTATAGATCTTACTGTGCATAAGAGTTACCGGACTGGAATTCAGCCCCATCAATGCATTAAGTGTGGAAAAGCCTTCAGGGATCATTCTTTCCAGAAGAATCAGCAAAGATCTCACCCTGGACACAAACATTATCCATGTGAAGAATGTGGGCAAGCCTGCAGCTGTATCTCGTGCCTAAGCCCTCCCAGGGAAACAGACATTGTAGAGAAACCCGAAAAACATCAGGATGCTGGGAGAGCATCTAAGAGATGCGTGAAGAGTGACAATAGTAAACAGTCTTTAGAGTGTAAGAAGTCTGGAAAAGCTCTCACTTGTCCCTCATCTTTTCAGGAACATGAGAGAGGTCACTATGGACAGAAAATCCACATGTGTGAAGTATGTGGGAAATCCTTCAGTTATTATTGCCAACTTGCACGGCATGTgagaactcacactggagagaaaccctatgaatgtaaagaatgtgggaaggCTTTCACTCGCATCTCACACTTCCGAGAACATGTGAGAAtgcacactggagagaaaccctatgaatgtaagcaGTGTGGCAAAGCTTTCAGTTGGTGCACTTACCTTCGAGAACACATGAGAACACACAgtggagaaaaaccctatgaatgcAAGCAGTGCGGCAAAGCCTTCCCCTATCTCAAATCCCTGCAAGGACATGTGAGgatccacactggagagaaaccttatgtgtgtaaggaatgtgggaaatcttACAGTTGTCCCAAATACTTTAGAAAACATGTGAAAACACACAGTGGAGTAAAACCTTATGAATGTACAGAATGTGGGAAAGCATTCATTACTTCCTCATCCCTTCGAGAACATATGAAAACACACAGTGAAGAGAAGCCCTATCAGTGTCAgcagtgtgggaaagccttcaggtATCCCAGATCCCTGCAAGGACACATGCTAACCCACAGTGAAGGGAAGCCATATGAATGTCAGCAGTGTGAAAAAGCCTATAGGTGTCTCATATCCCTGCAAAGACACATGAAGACACACACTGGCGAAAAATTCTGA